A stretch of the Archangium violaceum genome encodes the following:
- a CDS encoding amino acid ABC transporter ATP-binding protein codes for MIRVEDVRKRFPGAGSATLDGVSFTLETGRLAAILGPSGSGKSTLLRCIVGLERLDSGSIHLGGQAGLVFQSFELFPHLTALGNCTLAQRLVARRSREEAEARARRLLEALGLGQRLDAYPEMLSGGQRQRVAIARALAMEPAVLLYDEPTSALDPSLRREVVETLRRVGSLGMTQLVVTHDVQLARAAERVMVLDHGHLVEQGPPEQVLDAPRHEATRRLLAQVHDD; via the coding sequence ATGATCCGCGTCGAGGACGTGCGCAAGCGCTTCCCCGGCGCGGGCTCGGCCACCCTGGACGGTGTGTCCTTCACGCTGGAGACGGGGCGGCTGGCGGCCATCCTCGGGCCGAGTGGCTCGGGCAAGTCCACGCTGCTGCGCTGCATCGTGGGCCTGGAGCGGCTGGACTCGGGCTCCATCCACCTGGGCGGGCAGGCGGGGCTGGTGTTCCAGTCCTTCGAGCTGTTTCCGCACCTCACCGCATTGGGAAACTGCACGCTGGCGCAGCGGTTGGTGGCCAGGCGCTCGCGGGAGGAGGCCGAGGCACGGGCTCGCCGGCTCCTGGAGGCTCTGGGGCTGGGGCAGCGGCTGGATGCCTACCCGGAGATGCTCTCGGGCGGGCAACGGCAGCGCGTGGCCATCGCTCGCGCCCTGGCCATGGAGCCCGCGGTGCTCCTGTATGACGAGCCGACGAGCGCGTTGGATCCCTCCCTGCGCCGCGAAGTGGTCGAGACGCTGCGCCGCGTGGGCTCGCTGGGAATGACCCAGCTCGTGGTGACGCACGACGTGCAGCTCGCACGCGCCGCCGAGCGGGTCATGGTGCTGGACCACGGTCATCTCGTCGAGCAGGGCCCACCAGAGCAGGTGCTGGACGCGCCCCGGCACGAGGCCACTCGCCGGCTGCTCGCCCAGGTACACGACGACTGA
- a CDS encoding lysylphosphatidylglycerol synthase transmembrane domain-containing protein produces MSIPLAMRKPTRARLLAMLRPAFAVVGLGVLVLLVRDVGTEELGKVLSRAAPWLPLVLLLEAARLALDAVGTWVAYGSRAEEVPFRSLLRAQLISTPVSTLAPAGRTAGEAMKAALVSRYTGGATAAAAAATSQAASLVSGGLISIPCALAAYLLTGTSWLTLALGVHTVALVLVGMGMRAGMRAQKLGAWLKRRFHRIATHTETFQESARGDGLLPARPIVATFLGRVLQVVQYGTLAVAVGIDTSSLQALVAQGLNMVALAVGTLVPGQFGVSDGAFALSAQVFGTTTAKAVSIALLAHVVQVLFVLVGSLTPLVWKTDARKGD; encoded by the coding sequence GTGAGCATCCCCCTGGCGATGCGCAAGCCCACACGGGCGAGGCTCCTGGCGATGCTACGCCCGGCGTTCGCGGTGGTGGGCCTGGGCGTGCTCGTCCTGCTCGTGCGGGACGTGGGGACCGAGGAACTGGGGAAGGTCCTGTCCCGAGCGGCCCCCTGGCTGCCCCTGGTGCTCCTGCTCGAGGCGGCCCGCCTCGCACTGGACGCGGTGGGCACGTGGGTGGCGTATGGCAGCCGGGCCGAGGAGGTCCCCTTCCGCTCCCTGCTCCGCGCGCAGCTCATCAGCACCCCGGTGTCCACCCTGGCGCCCGCGGGGCGGACCGCGGGCGAGGCGATGAAGGCGGCACTGGTCAGCCGCTACACGGGAGGTGCCACGGCGGCGGCGGCGGCGGCCACGTCACAGGCGGCCTCGCTGGTGTCGGGTGGCCTCATCTCCATTCCGTGCGCGCTCGCGGCGTACCTGTTGACGGGGACCTCGTGGCTGACACTGGCGCTCGGGGTGCACACGGTGGCGCTGGTGCTCGTGGGCATGGGAATGCGCGCGGGCATGCGGGCACAGAAGCTCGGGGCGTGGTTGAAGCGCCGCTTCCACCGCATCGCCACGCACACGGAGACCTTCCAGGAGTCGGCTCGCGGCGACGGGCTGCTACCGGCCCGGCCCATCGTGGCCACCTTCCTCGGCCGCGTGCTGCAGGTGGTGCAGTACGGCACCCTGGCGGTGGCGGTGGGCATCGACACGAGCTCGTTGCAGGCGCTCGTCGCCCAGGGGCTCAACATGGTGGCGCTGGCGGTGGGCACGCTGGTGCCGGGACAATTCGGTGTGAGCGACGGAGCCTTCGCGCTGTCGGCCCAGGTCTTCGGCACCACCACGGCCAAGGCCGTGTCCATCGCGCTGCTCGCCCACGTGGTGCAGGTGCTCTTCGTGCTGGTGGGCTCGCTCACGCCGCTGGTGTGGAAGACGGACGCGCGGAAAGGTGATTAG
- a CDS encoding ABC transporter substrate-binding protein/permease — protein MKARGELLWGADAQGGAPYVFQDPMDPNRLIGFEVDLAEAIAGKLGVRARPVLGPWDSLLELLARGDFDVALNGIEVAEEKKRVCDLSRPYYTAAERLTVRRGDARAPHSLAQVKGRPVGTLPGSLAERILRREGALVKTYEGGQDEIYADLKLGRTDAVLLDEPITRYYGAIDPELEVVPGTFGEVRYAVAVRKGEEELRRAIDTALEELRREGTLRTLYERWGLWNAETAELLGDPNPSPRGVPEQYEAWRASVGKIPPFLERVRERYPSTLMLFARGALMTLGVSLLSMALAVVAGVVLAVTRVYGPGPLRWLAMAYIEVVRGTPLLVQLTLVYFGLPQLGLSLEPLTAGVLTLGLNYAAAEAENYRAGLSSVPAGQHEAAKVLGLSRWQTLRHVVMPQAVRVSLPPMTNDFIALLKDSSLVSLVTLTELTRTYLNLANAMRDHLGLGLLVALIYLLIGLPFAHLARTVEARLGRHLKGVAR, from the coding sequence GTGAAGGCCCGCGGGGAGTTGTTGTGGGGTGCCGACGCGCAGGGCGGCGCCCCCTACGTCTTCCAGGATCCGATGGACCCCAACCGCCTCATCGGTTTCGAGGTGGACCTGGCCGAGGCGATCGCCGGAAAGCTGGGCGTACGCGCCAGGCCCGTGCTCGGCCCCTGGGACTCCCTGCTGGAGCTGCTGGCCCGCGGCGACTTCGACGTGGCGCTCAACGGCATCGAGGTGGCCGAGGAGAAGAAGCGCGTCTGCGATCTCTCGCGGCCCTATTACACCGCCGCCGAGCGCCTCACGGTCCGCCGGGGAGACGCTCGCGCGCCGCACTCGCTGGCCCAGGTGAAGGGGCGTCCGGTGGGAACCCTGCCGGGCTCGCTGGCCGAGCGCATCCTCCGCCGCGAGGGCGCCCTGGTGAAGACGTACGAGGGCGGCCAGGATGAAATCTACGCGGACCTGAAGCTGGGTCGCACGGACGCGGTGCTGCTGGACGAGCCCATCACCCGCTACTACGGCGCCATCGATCCGGAGCTGGAGGTGGTGCCGGGCACCTTCGGCGAGGTGCGGTACGCGGTGGCGGTGCGCAAGGGCGAGGAGGAGCTGCGCCGGGCCATCGACACCGCCCTGGAGGAGCTGCGGCGCGAGGGCACGCTGCGGACCCTCTACGAGCGCTGGGGTCTGTGGAACGCGGAGACGGCGGAGCTGCTGGGCGACCCGAACCCGAGCCCCCGGGGCGTACCGGAGCAGTACGAGGCCTGGCGGGCCTCGGTGGGGAAGATTCCGCCCTTCCTCGAGCGGGTGAGGGAGCGCTATCCGAGCACGCTGATGCTGTTCGCGCGCGGGGCGTTGATGACGCTGGGCGTGTCCCTGCTGTCCATGGCGCTGGCGGTGGTGGCGGGCGTGGTGCTGGCGGTGACGCGCGTCTACGGCCCCGGGCCCCTGCGCTGGCTGGCCATGGCCTACATCGAGGTGGTGCGCGGCACCCCGCTGCTGGTGCAGCTCACGCTGGTGTACTTCGGGCTGCCCCAGCTCGGCCTGAGCCTGGAGCCTCTGACGGCGGGCGTGCTGACGCTCGGGCTCAACTACGCGGCGGCCGAGGCGGAGAACTACCGGGCCGGGTTGTCCAGCGTGCCCGCGGGCCAGCACGAGGCGGCCAAGGTGCTCGGCCTCTCGCGGTGGCAGACGCTGCGCCACGTGGTGATGCCCCAGGCCGTGCGCGTCTCCCTGCCGCCGATGACGAATGACTTCATCGCGCTGCTCAAGGACAGCTCGCTCGTTTCCCTGGTGACGCTCACCGAGCTCACGCGCACCTACCTCAACCTGGCCAACGCCATGCGCGACCATCTGGGCCTGGGACTCCTCGTGGCCCTCATCTACCTGCTGATCGGCCTGCCCTTCGCGCACCTGGCGCGCACCGTGGAGGCCCGGCTCGGACGGCACCTCAAGGGGGTGGCGCGATGA